In one window of Mercurialis annua linkage group LG4, ddMerAnnu1.2, whole genome shotgun sequence DNA:
- the LOC126678187 gene encoding cystathionine beta-lyase, chloroplastic isoform X2 produces the protein MNCSSENGLEVRTSALVDGVAECSQEIDIPEPSISTLLMNFQTNFDPYEAMSTPLYQTATFKQPSATENGPYDYTRSGNPTRDALESLLAKLDKADRAFCFTSGMAALAAVTRLVGTGEEIVAGDDIYGGSDRLLSQVTPKSGVVVKRVNTSNLDEVASAIGPCTKLVWLESPTNPRQQISDIRKIAEMAHKRGALVLVDNSIMSPVLSQPLELGADIVMHSATKFIAGHSDVMAGVLAVKGERLAKDLYFLQNAEGCGLAPFDCWICLRGIKTMALRVEKQQDNAQKIAEFLATHPRVKKVNYAGLPGHPGRDLHYSQAKGAGSVLSFVTGSLKLSKHIVETTKYFSITVSFGSVKSLISMPCFMSHASIPAAVREARGLTEDLIRISVGIEDVNDLIADLDQALRTGPL, from the exons ATGAATTGCTCATCAGAGAATGGTTTGGAAGTGAGAACTTCAGCTTTGGTAGATGgagtagccgagtgctcacagG AAATTGATATTCCGGAACCTAGTATTTCAACATTGCTGATGAACTTTCAGACAAATTTTGACCCTTATGAAGCAATGAGTACACCACTTTACCAAACAGCTACATTTAAGCAG CCATCAGCAACAGAAAATGGTCCATATGATTACACTAGAAGTGGCAATCCCACCAGAGATGCTTTGGAAAG CCTCTTGGCAAAGCTAGATAAAGCAGATCGAGCTTTTTGCTTCACAAGTGGAATGGCTGCTCTGGCTGCTGTCACTCGTCTTGTTGGAACTG GTGAGGAAATTGTTGCTGGAGATGACATATACGGTGGGTCTGATAGGTTGTTATCTCAAGTGACCCCAAAATCAGGAGTTGTGGTCAA ACGAGTAAATACAAGTAATCTGGATGAGGTTGCATCTGCAATTGGTCCCTGTACAAAGCTTGTGTGGCTTGAGAGCCCTACCAATCCTCGTCAACAAATATCAGATATTCGT AAAATTGCAGAGATGGCTCACAAACGCGGTGCTCTGGTCCTGGTAGATAATAGTATTATGTCCCCTGTATTGTCACAGCCGTTGGAACTGGGGGCAG ACATAGTGATGCACTCGGCTACTAAATTCATAGCTGGCCATAGTGATGTTATGGCTGGTGTGCTTGCAGTTAAAGGGGAAAG GTTGGCAAAGGATTTGTATTTTCTACAAAATGCAGAAGGCTGTGGATTAGCGCCATTTGACTGTTGGATTTGCTTGCGTGGTATTAAGACCATGGCTTTACGTGTTGAGAAACAACAG GACAATGCACAGAAGATTGCCGAGTTTCTTGCAACACATCCACGAGTAAAGAAAGTTAATTATGCCGGCCTTCCTGGTCATCCAGGACGTGATTTGCATTACTCTCAG GCCAAAGGTGCAGGTTCTGTGCTTAGCTTCGTAACAGGATCACTGAAACTGTCAAAACACATTGTGGAGACTACCAAGTACTTCAGTATAACTGTCAGTTTTG GGAGCGTAAAATCCCTCATAAGCATGCCATGCTTTATGTCACATGCAAGCATACCAGCAGCAGTGAGAGAAGCAAGAGGTCTGACTGAAGATCTTATTCGTATCTCAGTCGGGATAGAGGACGTAAATGATCTGATTGCTGATTTAGACCAAGCTCTGAGAACTGGGCCACTCTAA
- the LOC126678187 gene encoding cystathionine beta-lyase, chloroplastic isoform X1 translates to MEMLAIGSSTAIVRAGTTTCSSLLSDLQVSTFGKYPKSLCVGKDYNLGDKRLTLAKKFKMNCSSENGLEVRTSALVDGVAECSQEIDIPEPSISTLLMNFQTNFDPYEAMSTPLYQTATFKQPSATENGPYDYTRSGNPTRDALESLLAKLDKADRAFCFTSGMAALAAVTRLVGTGEEIVAGDDIYGGSDRLLSQVTPKSGVVVKRVNTSNLDEVASAIGPCTKLVWLESPTNPRQQISDIRKIAEMAHKRGALVLVDNSIMSPVLSQPLELGADIVMHSATKFIAGHSDVMAGVLAVKGERLAKDLYFLQNAEGCGLAPFDCWICLRGIKTMALRVEKQQDNAQKIAEFLATHPRVKKVNYAGLPGHPGRDLHYSQAKGAGSVLSFVTGSLKLSKHIVETTKYFSITVSFGSVKSLISMPCFMSHASIPAAVREARGLTEDLIRISVGIEDVNDLIADLDQALRTGPL, encoded by the exons ATGGAAATGTTAGCTATTGGAAGCTCCACTGCAATTGTGCGGGCCGGTACTACTACTTGCAGTTCTTTACTCTCTGACCTTCAG GTATCAACTTTTGGAAAATACCCGAAAAGTTTGTGTGTGGGGAAGGACTATAATCTAGGAGACAAGCGTTTGACATTGGCCAAAAAATTCAAGATGAATTGCTCATCAGAGAATGGTTTGGAAGTGAGAACTTCAGCTTTGGTAGATGgagtagccgagtgctcacagG AAATTGATATTCCGGAACCTAGTATTTCAACATTGCTGATGAACTTTCAGACAAATTTTGACCCTTATGAAGCAATGAGTACACCACTTTACCAAACAGCTACATTTAAGCAG CCATCAGCAACAGAAAATGGTCCATATGATTACACTAGAAGTGGCAATCCCACCAGAGATGCTTTGGAAAG CCTCTTGGCAAAGCTAGATAAAGCAGATCGAGCTTTTTGCTTCACAAGTGGAATGGCTGCTCTGGCTGCTGTCACTCGTCTTGTTGGAACTG GTGAGGAAATTGTTGCTGGAGATGACATATACGGTGGGTCTGATAGGTTGTTATCTCAAGTGACCCCAAAATCAGGAGTTGTGGTCAA ACGAGTAAATACAAGTAATCTGGATGAGGTTGCATCTGCAATTGGTCCCTGTACAAAGCTTGTGTGGCTTGAGAGCCCTACCAATCCTCGTCAACAAATATCAGATATTCGT AAAATTGCAGAGATGGCTCACAAACGCGGTGCTCTGGTCCTGGTAGATAATAGTATTATGTCCCCTGTATTGTCACAGCCGTTGGAACTGGGGGCAG ACATAGTGATGCACTCGGCTACTAAATTCATAGCTGGCCATAGTGATGTTATGGCTGGTGTGCTTGCAGTTAAAGGGGAAAG GTTGGCAAAGGATTTGTATTTTCTACAAAATGCAGAAGGCTGTGGATTAGCGCCATTTGACTGTTGGATTTGCTTGCGTGGTATTAAGACCATGGCTTTACGTGTTGAGAAACAACAG GACAATGCACAGAAGATTGCCGAGTTTCTTGCAACACATCCACGAGTAAAGAAAGTTAATTATGCCGGCCTTCCTGGTCATCCAGGACGTGATTTGCATTACTCTCAG GCCAAAGGTGCAGGTTCTGTGCTTAGCTTCGTAACAGGATCACTGAAACTGTCAAAACACATTGTGGAGACTACCAAGTACTTCAGTATAACTGTCAGTTTTG GGAGCGTAAAATCCCTCATAAGCATGCCATGCTTTATGTCACATGCAAGCATACCAGCAGCAGTGAGAGAAGCAAGAGGTCTGACTGAAGATCTTATTCGTATCTCAGTCGGGATAGAGGACGTAAATGATCTGATTGCTGATTTAGACCAAGCTCTGAGAACTGGGCCACTCTAA